The Coffea arabica cultivar ET-39 chromosome 4e, Coffea Arabica ET-39 HiFi, whole genome shotgun sequence genome includes a window with the following:
- the LOC113742708 gene encoding carbon catabolite repressor protein 4 homolog 3 isoform X1, with protein MGCCLRAAPSSSFLLTCVKGPANSKSSSYSRRWYNPVRRKSSLLIPDTDRQWVTADNNRTHLLSEERFTVVSYNILGDRNAFKHWDLYRNVPSIYLKWDYRKRVICEELIGLNPDIICLQEVDKYFDVLNIMEKAGYLGSYKRRTGDYADGCAMFWKADKFQLIEGESIEFKQYGLRDNVAQVSVFEMRKAKSRRILVGNIHVLYNPRRGDVKLGQIRFLLSRASILSKKWGNTPVVLAGDYNSTPQSAIYTFFSSSELNIMLHDRGDLSGQKNCRPTQALGIRREQGSLFVWMDRFLHSSWTNEEIKSATGGTDSRVIRNPLKLRSSYAMVKGSAETRSSNGEPLATSYHSKFLGTVDYLWFSDGIVPTKVMDTLPINVLKKIGGLPCQKFGSDHLPLVSEFAFIQGSKDENETSNFLIS; from the exons ATGGGCTGCTGCCTTAGAGCGGCGCCATCTTCCTCCTTCTTACTTACTTGCGTCAAGGGCCCAGCAAACTCCAAGTCATCATCCTACAGCCGGAGATGGTACAACCCCGTCCGCCGAAAGTCATCCCTGCTGATCCCTGATACTGACCGCCAGTGGGTTACAGCAGACAATAATAGAACTCATCTTCTATCTGAag AGAGATTTACCGTTGTGTCGTATAATATATTGGGTGATAGAAATGCCTTCAAGCATTGGGATTTGTACAGAAATGTTCCGTCAATTTACCTGAAATGGGACTATCGCAAAAGGGTTATATGCGAAGAGCTCATTGGTTTGAACCCTGATATCATTTGTTTACAA GAGGTGGACAAATATTTTGATGTCTTAAACATCATGGAGAAAGCTGGGTACCTTGGTTCTTATAAG AGGCGGACTGGAGATTATGCTGATGGTTGCGCAATGTTTTGGAAAGCGGATAA GTTCCAATTGATAGAGGGAGAGAGCATTGAGTTTAAGCAGTATGGGCTCCGAGATAATGTTGCTCAAGTCTCTGTATTTGAG ATGCGCAAAGCTAAATCAAGGAGAATACTTGTTGGGAACATTCATGTGCTCTACAATCCAAGGCGAGGGGATGTAAAACTTGGTCAA ATTCGTTTTCTTTTATCAAGGGCATCCATCCTCTCCAAGAAGTGGGGAAACACACCAGTTGTGCTCGCTGGTGATTATAATAGCACTCCCCAG AGTGCAATCTACACATTCTTCTCGTCATCTGAG TTGAACATCATGCTACATGACAGAGGAGACTTGTCTGGTCAGAAAAATTGCCGTCCAACTCAAGCTCTTGGTATTAGACGAGAACAGGGTTCTCTCTTTGTATGGATGGACAg ATTCTTGCACAGTAGCTGGACAAATGAAGAGATCAAAAGTGCAACTGGAGGCACTGATAGCCGTGTTATTAGAAATCCGTTGAAGCTCAGGAGCTCCTATGCCATGGTGAAG GGTTCTGCAGAAACACGAAGCTCCAATGGTGAACCTTTGGCCACATCATACCACTCAAAATTTCTTGGAACAGTTGACTATTTGTG GTTCTCTGATGGTATTGTACCCACCAAAGTCATGGATACTTTACCAATCAATGTCCTCAAGAAGATAGGTGGGCTTCCATGCCAG AAATTTGGTAGTGATCACCTGCCCTTGGTTTCTGAATTCGCTTTCATTCAAGGTTCGAAAGATGAAAATGAGACCAGCAATTTTCTGATATCATAA
- the LOC113742708 gene encoding carbon catabolite repressor protein 4 homolog 3 isoform X2 codes for MGCCLRAAPSSSFLLTCVKGPANSKSSSYSRRWYNPVRRKSSLLIPDTDRQWVTADNNRTHLLSEERFTVVSYNILGDRNAFKHWDLYRNVPSIYLKWDYRKRVICEELIGLNPDIICLQEVDKYFDVLNIMEKAGYLGSYKRRTGDYADGCAMFWKADKFQLIEGESIEFKQYGLRDNVAQVSVFEMRKAKSRRILVGNIHVLYNPRRGDVKLGQIRFLLSRASILSKKWGNTPVVLAGDYNSTPQSAIYTFFSSSELNIMLHDRGDLSGQKNCRPTQALGIRREQGSLFVWMDSSWTNEEIKSATGGTDSRVIRNPLKLRSSYAMVKGSAETRSSNGEPLATSYHSKFLGTVDYLWFSDGIVPTKVMDTLPINVLKKIGGLPCQKFGSDHLPLVSEFAFIQGSKDENETSNFLIS; via the exons ATGGGCTGCTGCCTTAGAGCGGCGCCATCTTCCTCCTTCTTACTTACTTGCGTCAAGGGCCCAGCAAACTCCAAGTCATCATCCTACAGCCGGAGATGGTACAACCCCGTCCGCCGAAAGTCATCCCTGCTGATCCCTGATACTGACCGCCAGTGGGTTACAGCAGACAATAATAGAACTCATCTTCTATCTGAag AGAGATTTACCGTTGTGTCGTATAATATATTGGGTGATAGAAATGCCTTCAAGCATTGGGATTTGTACAGAAATGTTCCGTCAATTTACCTGAAATGGGACTATCGCAAAAGGGTTATATGCGAAGAGCTCATTGGTTTGAACCCTGATATCATTTGTTTACAA GAGGTGGACAAATATTTTGATGTCTTAAACATCATGGAGAAAGCTGGGTACCTTGGTTCTTATAAG AGGCGGACTGGAGATTATGCTGATGGTTGCGCAATGTTTTGGAAAGCGGATAA GTTCCAATTGATAGAGGGAGAGAGCATTGAGTTTAAGCAGTATGGGCTCCGAGATAATGTTGCTCAAGTCTCTGTATTTGAG ATGCGCAAAGCTAAATCAAGGAGAATACTTGTTGGGAACATTCATGTGCTCTACAATCCAAGGCGAGGGGATGTAAAACTTGGTCAA ATTCGTTTTCTTTTATCAAGGGCATCCATCCTCTCCAAGAAGTGGGGAAACACACCAGTTGTGCTCGCTGGTGATTATAATAGCACTCCCCAG AGTGCAATCTACACATTCTTCTCGTCATCTGAG TTGAACATCATGCTACATGACAGAGGAGACTTGTCTGGTCAGAAAAATTGCCGTCCAACTCAAGCTCTTGGTATTAGACGAGAACAGGGTTCTCTCTTTGTATGGATGGACAg TAGCTGGACAAATGAAGAGATCAAAAGTGCAACTGGAGGCACTGATAGCCGTGTTATTAGAAATCCGTTGAAGCTCAGGAGCTCCTATGCCATGGTGAAG GGTTCTGCAGAAACACGAAGCTCCAATGGTGAACCTTTGGCCACATCATACCACTCAAAATTTCTTGGAACAGTTGACTATTTGTG GTTCTCTGATGGTATTGTACCCACCAAAGTCATGGATACTTTACCAATCAATGTCCTCAAGAAGATAGGTGGGCTTCCATGCCAG AAATTTGGTAGTGATCACCTGCCCTTGGTTTCTGAATTCGCTTTCATTCAAGGTTCGAAAGATGAAAATGAGACCAGCAATTTTCTGATATCATAA
- the LOC113742575 gene encoding uncharacterized protein → MPIQQLVDNVLAVTKESVKTFTYESVNNIVRLINEVSALLLAILPGQASILEGIHGWELRPTFRAPKLPRWMEEGASSFNQFIHNLSMDSDTTSSLDNSSDEEYYEDIPGSPLSQSSRTSRASSFRKHDRHQMTWIRCLFMYFLLPLKFLFGGPFWLFSLSSDGSNSAPSTPRNHQPSHLHSPRRLQTLKDHFVQRATDRRRGVVEDLHLAFEISIEAIFDIFHKAARCLLAPFDTLRGVIRWFYFQNTGSGDCLSQGGSVQTATLADNDPTPTERKTTFDHSLNTDARTCQDVITELGYPYEAIHVVTADGYVLLLERIPRRDARKVVYLQHGIFDSSMGWVSNGVVGSPAFAAFDQGYDVFLGNLRGLVSRGHVNRSISSRQYWTFSINEHGTDDIPAMIEKINEIKVSELKCIQSDQEGGTNNIQPYKLCAICHSLGGAAILTYVITQRIKEKPHRLSRLILLSPAGFHHDSTVVFTLMEYLFLVLAPILAPLVPAFYIPTWFFRMLLNKLARDFHNLPAVGGLVQTLISYVVGGDSSNWVGVLGLPHYNMNDMPGVSFRVALHLAQMKRAKKFKMFDYGSAAANMEVYGSPEPLDLGEYYSLIDVPVDLVAGRKDRVIRPSMIKMHYRLMKDSGVEVSYSEFEYAHLDFTFSHREELLAYVMSRLLLVGTSSKQLNGQKSLKPKKKDGMKELQVN, encoded by the exons ATGCCGATTCAACAATTGGTTGACAACGTCCTCGCTGTTACCAAAGA GTCAGTGAAGACCTTTACTTATGAGTCAGTGAACAATATAGTGAGGCTGATAAATGAAGTGTCAGCACTTCTGCTGGCTATTCTACCTGGGCAGGCTTCTATTCTCGAAGGTATTCATGGTTGGGAACTCAGGCCAACTTTTCGTGCGCCTAAGCTCCCACGTTGGATGGAAGA GGGTGCGTCATCTTTTAATCAGTTCATCCACAATCTTTCTATGGATTCTGATACAACTTCAAGCTTAGATAATTCATCTGATGaagaatattatgaagacattCCTGGATCTCCACTCTCTCAAAGTTCTCGTACCTCTAGAGCAAGCAGTTTCAGAAAGCATGATAGGCATCAGATGACTTGGATCAGGTGCCTATTCATGTATTTTCTGCTCcctttgaaatttttgtttggggGACCATTTTGGCTCTTTAGTCTGTCTTCTGATGGGAGCAATAGTGCACCAAGTACCCCAAGAAATCATCAACCCTCTCATTTGCATTCGCCTAGGAGACTCCAGACACTCAAGGACCATTTTGTTCAACGTGCAACTGATCGAAGGCGTGGAGTTGTTGAG GATCTCCATCTTGCATTTGAGATCTCCATAGAGGCTATATTCGATATTTTCCACAAGGCAGCACGTTGTCTTCTTGCACCATTCGACACTCTAAGAGGAGTTATCAGAtggttttattttcaaaatactGGTTCTGGAGATTGTCTTTCTCAAGGTGGCTCAGTTCAAACTGCAACTCTCGCAGACAATGATCCTACTCCGACAGAAAGGAAGACAACTTTTGATCATTCCCTTAATACAGATGCTCGGACATGTCAAGATGTAATCACTGAGCTTGG CTATCCTTATGAGGCTATTCATGTGGTCACTGCTGATGGATATGTTCTTCTTCTGGAAAGAATTCCAAG ACGAGATGCTCGCAAGGTTGTTTATCTGCAGCATGGCATATTTGATTCTTCAATGGG TTGGGTGTCCAATGGTGTTGTTGGTTCTCCAGCTTTTGCAGCCTTTGATCAAG GATATGATGTTTTCCTAGGGAACCTTCGTGGATTGGTTTCCAGAGGGCATGTAAACAGAAGTATCTCTTCACGACA GTACTGGACTTTCTCCATCAATGAGCATGGTACAGATGATATACCTGCGATGATAGAGAAAATTAATGAGATTAAAGTTTCTGAACTGAAGTGTATCCAATCGGATCAGGAGGGAGGGACAAATAACATTCAGCCTTACAAACTATGTGCAATTTGTCACAGCCTGGGAGGAGCTGCCATATTGACGTACGTAATAACACAAAGGATTAAAGAGAAGCCCCACAGACTTTCAAGGTTGATCCTATTATCACCAGCTGGCTTCCATCATGATTCCACCGTGGTGTTCACATTGATGGAATACCTATTCCTCGTGTTGGCCCCGATACTGGCCCCCCTAGTTCCGGCCTTTTACATACCTACCTGGTTTTTCCGCATGCTTCTGAACAAGTTGGCTAGGGATTTTCATAATTTACCTGCAGTTGGGGGATTGGTTCAAACACTCATAAGTTATGTGGTGGGCGGGGACAGTTCAAATTGGGTGGGAGTACTGGGTTTACCACACTACAATATGAATGACATGCCAGGTGTCTCATTCCGAGTGGCACTTCATTTGGCACAGATGAAGCGggcaaagaaatttaaaatgtttgATTATGGGAGTGCTGCTGCCAACATGGAGGTATATGGTTCCCCGGAACCATTGGATTTGGGGGAGTATTACAGCTTAATCGATGTTCCTGTTGACCTCGTTGCTGGCCGGAAGGACAGGGTAATTCGGCCTTCAATGATAAAAATGCATTATAGGTTGATGAAAGATTCAGGAGTGGAGGTATCATACAGTGAGTTTGAGTATGCCCATTTGGATTTCACATTTTCCCACCGTGAAGAGCTCTTAGCCTATGTAATGTCTCGACTGTTGTTAGTTGGAACTTCTTCCAAGCAGTTAAATGGGCAAAAATCTTTGAAACCgaagaagaaagatggaatGAAGGAATTGCAAGTTAATTAA